From Onychostoma macrolepis isolate SWU-2019 chromosome 05, ASM1243209v1, whole genome shotgun sequence, one genomic window encodes:
- the si:ch1073-224n8.1 gene encoding B-cell CLL/lymphoma 6 member B protein: MNSKRNNGESGAGRINPVSVPTATNSSSASASHRKQTIINSSHKGEKDECMQNTVRDKNLSISTLRTRLGPTIRSTLSAAVDTLLGEIVAVLSETQRELMTKEQENEKLKVRLEVSERELKTLQECLCSAQKLIDQLQGPFGNPPMPGPHIYATAGPVNSSRLTHRSAPEPDPRCFTGAEPELSGALGDAIHGFDSREEFKSCHLSIQADGTVTNSFYDPINVHSSNICSEMNRPGEMVDDSRRLAHARPQNPPSHTGFSVKEEQVPTSGQVCVRGREASTEAEHSAQSVCDLAYVHVVEEEGGPRSHHHQSKPTPPPLSRPHNGPSSSSSPSQGTSGLRSAQRDAPGLGMSTSRSPGVGGSSPEEPIRRSISELMGEAPGERPHLCLECGKTFRLISSLKKHLRIHTGEKPYPCTVCGRRFRESGALKTHLRIHTGEKPYSCSDCGTQFRHLDGLRKHRRTHTGEKPYVCTICGKRLSRLQHLKHHQRIHTGERPCCCPLCHRGFKDPASLRKHLRAHQGEPGADEAIGMAGLGEGDGGSIDDEDMRFGMWGEEEGNEGEPVVDCV; the protein is encoded by the exons ATGAACTCGAAGCGCAACAACGGTGAAAGCGGGGCGGGCAGAATCAACCCAGTGTCGGTACCAACAGCAACAAACAGCTCATCAGCGAGTGCTTCTCACCGTAAACAAACTATAATCAACTCATCCCATAAGGGAGAGAAGGATGAGTGCATGCAAAACACAGTCCGGGACAAAAACCTGTCCATCTCCACACTCAGAACGCGCCTCGGACCGACCATCCGGTCCACTCTGTCCGCGGCGGTGGACACCCTTCTGGGCGAGATCGTGGCGGTGCTGTCCGAAACCCAGCGGGAGCTGATGACCAAAGAGCAAGAGAACGAGAAGCTTAAGGTTCGACTCGAAGTCTCAGAGAGAGAGCTCAAGACGTTACAGGAGTGTCTGTGTAGCGCACAGAAATTAATCGACCAGCTTCAGGGTCCCTTTGGGAACCCGCCCATGCCGGGTCCTCACATCTACGCCACGGCTGGACCCGTAAACTCGAGCCGCTTGACTCATCGGAGTGCGCCCGAGCCCGATCCGCGCTGCTTTACCGGAGCTGAACCCGAGTTGAGTGGCGCTCTGGGTGATGCCATACACGGCTTTGACTCCAGGGAGGAATTCAAGAGCTGCCACCTCTCCATTCAGGCGGATGGGACGGTGACGAACAGCTTTTATGACCCTATAAACGTCCATTCCTCTAACATCTGTTCAGAAATGAACCGACCTG GTGAGATGGTGGATGACAGCAGAAGACTCGCACACGCCAGACCCCAAAACCCTCCCTCACACACTGGCTTCTCTGTTAAAGAGGAGCAGGTTCCTACCTCTGGACAGGTGTGTGTGCGGGGAAGAGAGGCATCCACAGAGGCTGAGCACTCGGCACAGAGTGTGTGTGATCTGGCATACGTCCACGTGGTTGAGGAAGAAGGAGGGCCGCGTTCACACCATCACCAATCCAAGCCTACACCACCGCCCCTGTCCAGGCCTCACAATGGACCCTCTTCCAGTAGTTCACCATCACAAGGAACCTCTGGACTTAGGTCAGCCCAGAGGGATGCTCCTGGTTTGGGTATGAGCACAAGCAGGAGCCCAGGGGTGGGCGGCTCATCGCCAGAAGAGCCCATACGGCGCTCCATCTCTGAGCTGATGGGAGAGGCACCTGGGGAACGTCCTCACTTGTGTCTGGAGTGTGGCAAGACTTTCCGTCTGATCTCTAGTTTGAAAAAGCACCTGAGGATCCACACGGGAGAGAAACCGTATCCGTGCACCGTCTGTGGCCGCCGTTTCCGCGAGTCCGGGGCCCTTAAGACTCACCTTCGCATCCACACGGGTGAGAAACCATATTCCTGCTCTGACTGCGGAACGCAATTTCGTCATCTCGATGGCCTGCGAAAGCACCGCCGCACACACACTGGTGAAAAACCATATGTGTGCACCATCTGCGGGAAAAGGCTCAGCCGTCTGCAGCATCTGAAACACCACCAGCGCATACACACGGGAGAGCGGCCATGTTGCTGCCCACTTTGCCACAGAGGCTTTAAAGATCCAGCTAGTCTGAGGAAGCACCTCCGTGCCCATCAGGGTGAGCCTGGAGCAGATGAAGCAATTGGAATGGCTGGTTTGGGAGAGGGAGATGGAGGATCCATAGATGATGAGGATATGAGGTTCGGGATGTGGGGGGAAGAGGAAGGGAATGAAGGCGAGCCTGTGGTAGACTGTGTTTAG